In Cyprinus carpio isolate SPL01 chromosome A5, ASM1834038v1, whole genome shotgun sequence, the sequence catTGAATTTCCAGCAATGTTgtgatatatatacagtttacCATAATATGTACCTTTATACATCTTATTTAGATATCCTTACATTCATTAGAAAAACAGCATTCCAACTGCTCTGTGTCCTTCTTACCAATCTCAGGCACAGATAGAGCTACAGTCATTGCCACACAGACAAAGAATGCAGGCAGCAGGATCTGTGAGAAAATGCCCTTGGTGTTCCTCTTCGCACAGTGAAACCTTTTCACGATCAGCCCGTGAAACTGCCGGAGTTTCAGCCACCAGCCCTCAAGCTTAAGGCTGCCCTGGTGCTCCTGTATGGTCCGCTCCGGAGAGGATTCTTCATCTGGAGCACAGAGGGTATATAGTACACTGAGGGGTAGGTAAGCATCTTATCTTTATCTGTTACCTCCAGGCCTTTCAGAGATGCATTAGTCTCTGACAGACCTCTGCTTTAAACGTCCAGGTCTGGCAAAAAGCACTAGaatgcacaaaatgttctttctaAAAGCCTTAAAGctataactataaaaatagctgtttcctaGTTTGTTCCTTCACAGTCTACAAACTACCAACTGAGCTATTAATGAAGAAAAGTGTCTACAAATTTcaagtaattaaatacataataatacaaataaattattaaataattatcaatAGTAAGGTGCctcatttaataaaacattaaaaaaatatttaatacaaatgatctgtaattaacaattaattaatgtttaactGCCTAATCAGCTTtgaatgttcagttttttttttagaaatttgagAACTCTTACAGACcataataaaaactgaataaatttatcctaataacataaaatgaccaacactgaataataataataataataataataaaataataatgcattcagtttttttaataaggaaataatttatgTGAAAACGAAAGCTAAATAACGtgttaatatatgttaatgtatgtttatattaaaaaaaataataatatggtaatAATTTGTTTCTAATGATCAGTTCTAGTCACTTCTGAATGTTCAGTTTTTAGAAATCACACCGCACAATAAAACAGTTACAATgtctaatttaataaatgtgttaatatcataaaataataatttaattaatttgattaaataataataatcataatttatatgCTATTTTCCTGACCTCTGAGACTGGCTGAATCAGGGTCTTGGCCATTGTCAAATAGTGGGCAATAGTCTCCATAGAAGTCAGAATAAAGGCCCCGTTCATCCCCTCTTATTGAGCCCAGAGAAGAACCGGATTGTAGGGACGCTTGGCTTGGGCTCAGCCTGGAGCACATCATCAGGTTACTGAGCTCCACCTCTGGGCGGATCACGGCAGCAGCTGGTGCCCCCTCACACTGCGGCCCCCCTAACAGATTAGAGGGCTTCCCAGCTGATGCTCCACCAGGAGAGTCCTTCATATCTGACAGAGAAAACGAGAGGGATACATATGAAATGTGAACCATAAATAAATTTTCATGGCTTTAGATGCATCTCTACAGAATTCTTCAACAGATCTATCTGACCATCTAACCTGCATCGCTGTTCTCCTGTGATAGATCTTCTTCTGATACCTTCAGAAAGACCTCCTCCAGTGTGGTGTCCATCACACCAAAGCTGGTCAAGGCCAAGCTGTCCAAACTCTGTTCCAGAGCCTGAAGAAAATACACCCAACACATGTGCCCATCAGTGAACGCCTCATATTCAATTCCCTAAAGATTTTTACTGATATCAGATTCTGTTTTTCCAGTGttctaaaatgtttgtgtgtacCTGAAACAGCCTCTCGAAACAGCCTTTCCTGACAGCCTCAGACGGTAGGACATAAGAGAGCTCAGTGTTGGAGTCAGACACCAGCAGACAGGACGCAACGTACTGACGGATGAACTGTGTCACTCTGCTCTCTGAACATGGAGATATCGAAGAGGCGGGAGACTGGCTTGACTGATctaagaacaaacagaaacattttgttgGGTCATGGCAGATGAAACAGCAGAAGAAAAACTAGGAGATTTTTCATCTGCTCTTTTGATATTTAAAAGgaacaaacaataaaaagaggaacagaagaaccatataaaaaaaaatgatggagaTAAAACAGATACAACAAAATTTTCACAGAAAAACGACCagtattttacattgtaaaacagATACTTACCAATAGATtgagataaaaagtgataattgATTtgatatattaagaaaaaaaatcttttagtattatttatatactattatagtttttattaatatttcaaattagcttttagttttctattttcagtttccattttaattttagatacatttttagtaatagtgttaagttttttttttttttgcttttttttttttattattatttaagtttattttagttttagttaagttttatttttcagttaattttacaGCGTCAACTTATTTCAGTTGGTTGCAAAGAcgtttcaaattttcatttagtttaagtttttcatcatctaacatttagattttattcagcattatttcaatttttttttttaaatagttttagtttaataacccttgtttataatattttaatacaatatatatatatggggaaaATAGGGAATCAAATAGGGAAATAACTTGAGCTGGACTCAAACTCACAATGCCAAGATGAGACATTAATCagacattattaattaaaaatgtgcaattcCACAAATGAGAAGACACGTATCCTCACATATACCTGCGGTGTGTGAGTCACTCTGTTTCTTGACAAGTGTAAGTTTGTAGCCGTCTCCATATGTGCTCTTGAGGAACAGGGGGGAACCGCAGCACTTGAGTTTGCCATGAGAGATGATGGCAATACGGTCTCCCAGCAAATCCGCCTCATCCATGTGGTGAGTGGAGAGCAGGATGGTACgacctgctcacacacacattctagtTTTGGACTGATCATATATTTGGTAACTGATTAtccaccccaaacttttaaatagtactgTTTTTGTGATTAGTAATGATAAGATCACcttgtttatatttaagaatgAGGTCCCAGATTGCTCGGCGGGCATACGGGTCGACTCCTGCTGTGGGTTCATCCAAAATCACAGCCCGGGACCCACCTACAAATGCAATTGCCACCGACAACTTCCTCTTCATCCCCCCAGACAGAGTCTGAACCAGACTGTGACGCTTGTTGGACAATTCGAGATCCTCTATCATCCTGTGAATTCCAACACACAGGCTTTATGAACTCAAGTATGGGTGCGACTGAGAAAGTGTAAGGGCAAAATGCGAGTGTGATAACCCACTTATCCATCTCCTTTTGGATATCTTCTTCAGCCATGCCCTTCAGACGCGAGTAGAACCACAGGTGTTCCTCCACACTGAGCTTGTCAAACAGAACGTTGTGCTGGGGACACATGCCCAAATTCTGCCTGATGCGCTCCATCTCTGTGCGGATGTCATGGCCGTATATGGTGGCAGAGCCAGAGGTGGGTGGAAACAGTCCCGTGAGTATAGACCTATAAGAGATTCATTATATACTAAATGAATTTTCTGCAGGAAACATTAGTTTCATACATACATCCAATTTTACGGTTGTAGTGTGGCATTGTCAGGCAATAACAAGCACAGTATGGGTCCAGAACCACCCTAACACACACTAAGAAACACAATATCCTAACACTCACATAGTGGTTGTCTTCCCAGCCCCATTGTGTCCCAAGAAGGAGACAACCTGGTTTTCATGTAGGTTTAGGCTCAGCTTGTTTAGGGCCAGTTTGCTGCCTGTCTTGTAGACTTTGGTCAGTTTGTCTATGCATACCACCAGCGGCAAGTGACTGGGTTCTTCTTCAATTCCACGAGTTTCCTCTAAACAACAAACAGACATAAATTTAGCAACATAACATGCctaaaaatatctcaaattacattatttattcacaaaactaGCTACCTTTAACAAAGAGTTAGttagttttttaaacaaaaaggatGGATATGGAACAAAGTGTACCTGCGCGTCTGTGTTCCATAGCACAAGCTTGGTCCTCCTCCATCACACTTAGCCTGGTGCTGCCACCCCATGGCCACTCCCACGTCTCTATGCGGCCACTTCCTAACCAATAGGATTTCTGCAAGGGAAAATACCATGGCCTGGGCAGTCCGTACAttcctgagagaaaaaaaaaatatggaaaaccCAAAAGCATATACTTTAATTTTGATGCTGTGTAACATGAAATTGGGCACTGTTTGCACTGTACAATAATGACATCACTGCAGCTTACCTGGATGCACAGCCTCTATATACCAGGTCAGCACACCATATACAATGGCATCAATGGTGAGCATAACCATAGACAGCAGGAGGTTAAAGTCATCGCCCTCTACAGGTGACTGGTTGATAGTGCGCCACTGGATTCCAACTCCAGCAACTTCATACAGGGCAAAGTACTTCGATCCCAGACCGAATGCTGTGGTAGACATTAAAGACTGCACACACATGGAGGAAGAATCACTCATGAGAAATGTTTACTGAAGATCAATAGACTATCAAAATGGAACGTGAAAGGGATTCATGGGATGTCTTCATACCGCTATACACTTCTCAAAGGCAGTGATTTTGTCATGAGCCACCTCTTCTCTTATGGCCACGTACATGTATGGCACATAGCTCAGAAAGTAGATGATTCCTCCACATGCTGAAGCCAGTTTGGCTTTAGAGTACAACACAGACACTAGGAAACTTCCCAAAAAGAAAGTGGAGAGaacatttacataacattaacAACTTTTTGACTACTTTTCTTTGTtgaaaaacaatgtaaattgAATAAAGCCAGGTAGTGAGCAAGTAAAATTCGTATTATGGCTCCAGTACCAGAACATGATGGTGGCGACGGCATAGATTGTGAGGAAGAGCCAAATGATAAAGGGATCGCTGTGGAGGAGGACCTTGCCATATTTCAGTATGACAGTGAGGGCTGTCACTGAGATCGAAAGCTGCACAAAGCCTGTGATGAACCAGGCCACCCAGTGCACTGCATTATTCAAGCCCATCATCTTCATCACCTGCGGAAAAACACCTTGCATCAACCATAGCACCACTCTCGATCTCTCTGAAGTCTATCAGCAGAGGaattagtttgttttaaaagaaagttCAGTCTATTCTCTCACCTCTTTCAGTCTTTGCTCCTTCTCTGCTACGATATGCTGGATCATCATGGCCACAGAGTAGACCCAGGATATGACCATACATAGAGGCATCATGTGCTCGATAACAAACAGGAAACTGCAAATGGAAACACCTGTTACAACTCCTCACCTCCACAAGTTGATATGCAAGCACCTGTAACTACTTATCACCTACACAAAAACATCACTAGCATTAACTTcattcatcaaggatgtattaCATTGATCATAAGtaacagcaaaaacatttataatgttacacattctATTTACTTCaaaatgctgttctcttgaactttatattcttcaaaaattaaaaaaaatttaaaaactatataacggttttcacaaaaatattaagcagaacaactgtctccaacattgacaataataaggaTGTTTCTTtaacaccaaatcagtatattagaatcatttctaaaTGATAAAGTGACTGGAgcactgctgaaaattcagctttgccatcacatatttcataatattactgtattgttTACCATATTactgcagccatggtgagcataagagacttctttcaaaaacataaaaaaaaaaaaattacaaaccccACAATTTTAAGTGatgtattttgtgtatgtgtgtctgctgCCTTTAcccagtttaagtttttttttttttttaaataagcacttttgtttttacaaaatgctGACAACCTAAACCTGCAACCTGGAGATAGAATCCAATTCTAGGTAAAGTGAGTGCTTCTGATCTAGGAGAAAGTTCTTTCTGAGATACTTAGAATACCCTTTTTAAGGATACCTAAAAGTTTGCTTACAGTGGTTAGACTTCTCTTCAGCTGCTTTTTCCCCCACAGTATTGTCTCCAAACAAATGATACAAAAGGCCAAAACACCACAGATGTTTACAGTTTAAGAATTTCTAAATTGGCTTTCCTTTAATAGTAGTAACACACATTAAGGTTGTTTTTCCCTAAAATATACCCACATTTGTTTGGTCTTATAAGTTTTAGAAGCATCAGAAGCATTACAGCACAAAGTCAACTGCCCTAAGATGGGTTTATGATTGTCCTCTTTCCCCTGAAGGAGACTGACTAATGCTGCGTCATCTGCAAATTTAATGTGGAGTGGAAGCAGAGCGTTTGTGAATTTGCCTGGAGCGAGggatgcttttttttatatatatacacaggtatAAGCATCTGTGTTCTTTCTAGCTCCGAGATCATTCAGATACTACTCCATAATGTGTATAACACACACTAATGCAATGCAACTGAACATCGATTCACTGTGTCTTAAACAGTGTTTTAGACTATGAGCAGTCAGACGGAAAAAATTATGaacacaaaatgtacaaaaaagtaaAGACCAATCTCACTCGTCTCTAGTGTAGCATGGATAGGGAAACATCTGCACGTAGTTTCCAGGCTCAACAACATCATGGCCCACAAACGTGTTAATGATTGCCCGCTCAATcatatctaaaagaggaagaaacaTGGAAAATGTCAACACCCCATCAAGTAAACATGCTGAAGCTGAATTTACACACAGCAGCTTTACGCTGTGGAAAAACTTTGATCCTCTTGCCTTTTCTGAGCTCTTAAATAAGTGCAGCTTCCAGAAACGCCAAGCCAGCACTTTATTGACTGTTGCACCAAGCCATACATAAACAGATACACATTTCACCAGAATaactttcattttgaataaaacatcaaattcattttacttttccCATGCGGATTCAGTACTCTGTGGATGTTGTTTCAGAGCAGGCGATTTATTGCTTTGTCAAcagttttgtaaagaattctGCACAAATGTCAGAACTAACGCTCAGAGGTTTAGTCTACCACTTTCTAGATGAAAGCTAAATCTTTCAATGccaataaaatcaaaactttaaagTGCTCACAGCTAAAGTAGattacaaattgtatttttttgggaAAGGACAAATTCCTGCTTTTTTATCATACCTTGGATCCACACAAAACCGTAAAGGAAGTAGAATTTGCCGCCTGTGTTCGGCCCAGGGCGCCAATAAGCTCGGCGGATTTcatttgttttctctgtgaaGCTGGAGTTCTGTCGAATCTTATACATAACATGGGGTGGCAGAGATCCATCTTTATTGGTCTGGAAAATCACACCTAGAGAGAAAGCACAGATTAAACATATGGCTACTGGCTACATTTAACAAGGTATGACTAGGGGCTAAATGAATcatgaaaatgtagttttaatggGAAATGGATGGGTCAGTGTCTCAAATCTTGTTAAGAAATAGCtgagtcatatttcaccccaaaattacatgaaaaatcattcacataaaaaaattaagccTTCATTGCATTGTGATATCTTCAGGACAATTTTATCTCCCCAAATTCTCAtcacaataaatgcatatatttaaacatattttcaatgATGCTTCTcattatcacaataaatattactaaaatgtacagttataggatttttaataaaaaaaaacaaggaagaaTATGGTAAGCTCAGAGGTTCTGTAAGATATGTTTGAAGGTGCTCTTTGGCAAGGATACATTGCAATCCAAAAAACAATGATCCaatgcaaacttttaaaaaaaatccttcaactGGGCATTTCACAATAGAAAACTTTTAAACAAGAGTACCAACAGTGAACACTGAGGAAGGCACTTGCGGCTGAAACAAGTGGGTTAGCAGCCCTTTATTTTTTGTACTcactcttttaaaatgttttctattatgAAATagtctgttgtttgtgtttttttttttttttttttttttttttgtgtgtttttaagtatttatatatatatatatatatatatatatatatatatatatatatatatatatatatatatatatatattataacatagaCACATAAACGGACTATTtcgaactatatatatatatatatatatatatatatatatatatatatatatatatatatagtatatatatatgtgtgtgtgtatgtacacatAGGCAAATAATTGTATCAGTCAtaaaaaaatggcttaattacttatttcattttctaagcaaaatatacatttatatttctttgtttagATTTGGGAGGGAATTTGACAAGGTGTGTTACAatcactttttttcacaaaaacttTTATGAGATCCAGTGATAACTCACTTGCAAAGACTGAGACGTTGTCCTGGTAGGCCTGGTTCAGTGTGTAATTGACGATGCTCTCTTCATCAGGGAAACCTCTGAAGATATCCACACTGACCTGAGGCATTTAGAATAAGCTTTagtttttagataaaaaaatgttgaaattaaatgaagaacgcaattaaatgaaaaaaggaaATGATGTTTTCATGTTCATTCTAATTCCACCTCAAAACatattacaagttttttttttaaatggatatatAAGATAGGATTAGTTAAATCAAATTGTTCTCCTGACCTTTGACATGAAATTTGTCCAGCCACAAGCAGCATTATCGATGGTGTGCAGCTGCTCCAGTAGTGTGGTTGTGTTCGGCAGGGTGAAGTTCTCCTCCAGCAGACTGTTCATCAGCTCACTGTCTGAGACGTTCAGCAGTTCATGGTGCCTCTTCAGGTCTGCAATGAACTACGACATACGGACAAAACAAAAGAGATCAAGCACATGCACAACACAAAGTGCTTTTCAAACTAAAAACTCTTAAATTAGCAGCTGAAAGACAGAACATTACCTGCTGGAGCCAAATCAGGTGATTGTTCAATTTACCCTCCTCTAGGAAGGCCCTTAATTCAGCTGAGATGTTGAGCCACACACGGGCATAATGAGTCACATTCCCCACAAAAGCAAACGTCTCATTAGcctaaagagaaaacaaaaacaatctgatCAAAATCTTTATAGCTATCCCAAATGATTCTCTATTAATTGGGTACAAcctaaattaaatgaaagaatgTCCAGCACAACGTATTAGAAGGTCATTTGGATTCAAGAGTAATTAATCTGCAATTTTTTATTGAAGAACGGTTTGGGCTGCAAACCCAGTTGCTacattataagattttttttcagccTTGAAACACCTTAGACTTGTCTGGACTTACCTTTTGTATGACCTTGTCCACCTCTGAGCCAATGGGAGAGTAGAGGATTTTGGGATTTGTAGTCATGAGATGGACAAGTAATCCCAAGTTTCTTTGTTCTTTGCTGGTAAAGCCCAGGGAACTCATATTGCCCTGTTTCAGAGCTTCTGGCTCAATAATCCTGATAAAACaataaagatttaataaaaaaaaaaattgtaacacaTCGTAACACTCATATACACACCTGTTATTCCCGCAAAGAATGGGCTGAAGACCTGCCCACAACTGAACAAAGGCAGAAAACTGTGATCTAGGGTTTTCAGCCTCTGCTTCATTTCCTGCGGCTCTGTCTCCTTCCTCCACAGGGCTGTCTGTTGTGTTGAGACCCCATGTTGTTGTGTTGGAGCTCCAGGATGTGGTGTTGGTTATAGGAGGAGGCTGGTGGCCTGCACAGGCCCCTTTAGGGAGCAGTCTGGCCAGACCTGACAACAAATCCACATCCCTCAGGAGCCGTTCTACATCTGCCAGGTTCTTCAGCAGAGCGCCGAGATGGGATTGATCCAAGAGACCAGACATGTTAGACTGCTCCAGACGCAACTGAGGAAGGAGGACAGGAAAGAGTGCCATATAGAAAAAAGGGAAGAGGAGCAATACTTAATCGTAATaggtaaaaatgtacagtatcagAGTGTTTCTTCAACTAATGGGCACTTTTGGCTCTGTAGACTTATAAAGTGTCCCCTTAATAGTTTAATTTGTCCACTAATAATGTATAACTACATGGGAGaagtctttttttccttttcatttttcctGAAAGTAATGAAAATTCCTACCACGTGTGTTTAATAGCACTCTGTGACTATTTTTAATTACAGTTGAAAtgatattttaacaataataaatggaataaaatgtcttTCTAAAGCTAGTTTCACAGTGAGCATTTCTATATCCTAAAgcacactataaataaataagcactttttgcataatttaacaaaattacagcttgattggAAATAAGTACTCACAAGTAAAATCAATTatcattgatttttcttttttcagattaaTGTCTCATATTTAATCTCAAACATGCTTTTCACTGACATTGTTGTCTACCTGCTACAACAAACACACCAACTTAATGAAAAAATCACTGACATTGTTGTATAAATGATATGACAAAGTTGTTTggtatgacaaaaataaataattttcacacagaaatatgaattgttaatttctttatgtatatgtatgcatgtataggttacctttaataaaaattaaccCCTGAGACATAAAATGCAAATACCACATTGTGTCCGGttaagaagatgtgctgttcttCCATGTACCTGATCAAAGACTCTCTGTGTATCAATCTGATCTCTCAATTCTTCACTCAACTCCTTAAACATCTCGGCCCTCTGCTCTGCCTCTCCACCACAAACAGTCGTTCGATAGGCCTGTAAAActgcttgttgtttctcagggACCAATAGGATTTTGCTTATCTCACTGTTCTCTCCTTCCCCACAAGTGAGTGTTTCAAGCACTGCACCAGTCAACAGAATTCCCAAAAAAATGTAAGAAGATTTGTGAGGTGTCGTCATTAAACTGAAGATTATGATTTTTGCGGAATGaaattgcaaaaaatgtttttaacatttaaaacacttttaaaagtggAGTAATGGACCGACCTCCATCTCACGCAGAGCTTGAGGATCAAATTTTTGGCCTCCTCCACCTCCAGTGATCCCCAGCGCCTGGGACAGGACTTTGAGCAGAGCTTGACGGCGAGCAGCTTTAGTGGGGTCTCTCAATGCCTCCTGAATCAGACTACGCCAGCCTCCAAGTAACTGCTTCTGAATATGAATGAAACATTCTGATTGTTTTATAATTGCAAGGTTATAAGCAATTGCATGCCCTAATTGGAAACTATACTACTATCTATATATAGCAGGAGCGTTTTGTCCCTGTTTTGAGTAGGCCATGTCTTTGCAAAACAAATTGGCACAAGAAATTAATCAACAGTAATTTCAATTGGCCCAGCAGCATGAAATGTAACCAGAACCTAAGAATTTATGAAAATATGaacacaccccccacacacacaaaaaaaatctgccaCTGATGCATTGTGAGATCACACCTAACCATCTACGGAATCTAAACGAACAGTATTAGTTtcaatatgtaaacattttttatggcTGTCAAAATGAATATTGTATAacacatgtattattatattcaacattttccATCCATTAACCATGATAAAAATCTGATAGAATTTCAATCCGATATTTTAACCTCACAACCTCTCTCCAAAACCTCTAACACAAAGACATAACAACAAATCAGCAAACAGAGCAAATGATTTACAGGCAGAAAGCATTGCTGATACTAAAAAAAAGGGCTGGGAGACAGACAGATGATTCCTCAGGACTATCTGTCAAGTAGTAGGTACATTATGTATGTGGTATTCAAAAAAGTTGCTTACAGCAGCTCAACAAGTATGAAATATGAATGAGCTGGCACTGCATTAAGTAAAGTGTGggacaattattatattatttaattattgcagacTTGCATTAGAGTAGGTTTAGTGCTTGcactttttgtgcattttaatggagtttaagaaataaagaattagagtttgttatttttaaaccacatttacttttatatttagtcAATTAGAAGTTACTGTTATACAAaatatgaccccaaacttttgaacagtagtgtatatacacacatgcacaaggaaatgtgtgtgtttttgtcattctgtACCTCCAGGTGTACAAGCTTCTCTCCAGGATTGTGGAGTTCATGCTGTCCTTCATCTATTTCTCCTACCTTTGAGCCCACtttaggatatgtcccaaaaaTGAGATTATACACCTGAacagagtacacacacacatacacaagcacaGATTTAGAAACTCCTCtctcacacatatacagtacttaAAATAGCCGGAGAAGAGAAGAAACGAAACTCCCTCAggaaaatttacatttcattcGGAAACTCACAAGAGAATATCTCAACACTAGAGTCTACAGAAAGTTATCCCAACACATTAAAGGGTGTTACGCTGGAGCTCCTCTGTCCTAAAGCATTAGATTCTATCGCACATCCTCTCTCTCTGTTGTCATGGAGCAGAAGCATTAGTGGTGCTGCAAACCCGAGCTGAGACTCCAAAGAGGATGAAAGAGGAAGAAGGCTCAGAGGAGCATGACGCTGAGTCATGATTTGGACTTCAAAAGCACTGCTGTCTGACCTGGGTTGGAGGAAAAAGGAAGTTGAGGTGAGAAAACAGACCTCTTTCAGGTTGATGGGGGAGGAGAGCAGAAGGCTGGCGGTGTCGTTTGGCAGGGAAAGGTTTCTGATCAGGAACTGCTGGAACATCGACTGGTTCCTGAGGACACTTCCCATGGTAAAACCTGAAGCGGAGACATTCACActaatttttcatcaaaatagtttttatttgatGCAGTTGAAATatgtaaactaccattcaaatgtttgag encodes:
- the LOC109081573 gene encoding ATP-binding cassette sub-family A member 2-like isoform X2, whose product is MGFLHQLHLLLWKNVTLKRRGPWVLAFEIFIPLVLFFILLGLRQKKPAIPVKEAFYSAAPLTSAGIIPIMQSLCPDGQRDEFGFLQYKNSTVTQLLERISEVVEQNHLFTSDRPSLGEELESLQQHLESLSSAQGPLESHYNNSHGFTMGSVLRNQSMFQQFLIRNLSLPNDTASLLLSSPINLKEVYNLIFGTYPKVGSKVGEIDEGQHELHNPGEKLVHLEKQLLGGWRSLIQEALRDPTKAARRQALLKVLSQALGITGGGGGQKFDPQALREMEGILLTGAVLETLTCGEGENSEISKILLVPEKQQAVLQAYRTTVCGGEAEQRAEMFKELSEELRDQIDTQRVFDQLRLEQSNMSGLLDQSHLGALLKNLADVERLLRDVDLLSGLARLLPKGACAGHQPPPITNTTSWSSNTTTWGLNTTDSPVEEGDRAAGNEAEAENPRSQFSAFVQLWAGLQPILCGNNRIIEPEALKQGNMSSLGFTSKEQRNLGLLVHLMTTNPKILYSPIGSEVDKVIQKANETFAFVGNVTHYARVWLNISAELRAFLEEGKLNNHLIWLQQFIADLKRHHELLNVSDSELMNSLLEENFTLPNTTTLLEQLHTIDNAACGWTNFMSKVSVDIFRGFPDEESIVNYTLNQAYQDNVSVFASVIFQTNKDGSLPPHVMYKIRQNSSFTEKTNEIRRAYWRPGPNTGGKFYFLYGFVWIQDMIERAIINTFVGHDVVEPGNYVQMFPYPCYTRDDFLFVIEHMMPLCMVISWVYSVAMMIQHIVAEKEQRLKEVMKMMGLNNAVHWVAWFITGFVQLSISVTALTVILKYGKVLLHSDPFIIWLFLTIYAVATIMFCFLVSVLYSKAKLASACGGIIYFLSYVPYMYVAIREEVAHDKITAFEKCIASLMSTTAFGLGSKYFALYEVAGVGIQWRTINQSPVEGDDFNLLLSMVMLTIDAIVYGVLTWYIEAVHPGMYGLPRPWYFPLQKSYWLGSGRIETWEWPWGGSTRLSVMEEDQACAMEHRRAEETRGIEEEPSHLPLVVCIDKLTKVYKTGSKLALNKLSLNLHENQVVSFLGHNGAGKTTTMSILTGLFPPTSGSATIYGHDIRTEMERIRQNLGMCPQHNVLFDKLSVEEHLWFYSRLKGMAEEDIQKEMDKMIEDLELSNKRHSLVQTLSGGMKRKLSVAIAFVGGSRAVILDEPTAGVDPYARRAIWDLILKYKQGRTILLSTHHMDEADLLGDRIAIISHGKLKCCGSPLFLKSTYGDGYKLTLVKKQSDSHTADQSSQSPASSISPCSESRVTQFIRQYVASCLLVSDSNTELSYVLPSEAVRKGCFERLFQALEQSLDSLALTSFGVMDTTLEEVFLKVSEEDLSQENSDADMKDSPGGASAGKPSNLLGGPQCEGAPAAAVIRPEVELSNLMMCSRLSPSQASLQSGSSLGSIRGDERGLYSDFYGDYCPLFDNGQDPDSASLRDEESSPERTIQEHQGSLKLEGWWLKLRQFHGLIVKRFHCAKRNTKGIFSQILLPAFFVCVAMTVALSVPEIGDLPPLILSPSQYHNYTQPRGNFIPYANEDRLQYRSATRSKLSPDASPQRIVNTLRLPSGVGATCVLKTPFNSTLDQLAQSLNPYANNSKTLAARYFDSMCLDSFTQGVPLSNFVPPPPSPAPSDDPDAHFEDGLWNYTAAPPTTVREMATSPPTLPLTIREPVRCICSMQGTGFSCPSGVGGRPPLMKVVTGDILVDITGRNVSEYLLYTSDRLRLHRYGGFTVGNIQKSVPASFGRKTPPMVRKIAVRRSSQVLYNNKGYHSMPTYLNVLNNAILRANLPSSKGNPAAYGITVTNHPMNRTSASLSLDYLLQGTDVVIAIFIIVAMSFVPASFVVFLVAEKSTKAKHLQFVSGCDPVTYWLANYIWDMLNYLVPATCCVLILFVFDLPAYTSPTNFPAVLSLFLLYGWSITPIMYPASFWFEVPSTAYVFLIVINLFIGITATVATFLLQLFEHDKDLKLVNSYLKSCFLIFPNYNLGHGLMEMAYNEYINEYYAKIGQFDKVKSPFEWDIVTRGLVAMTIEGFVGFLITILCQYNFLRKAQRMPVNCQPVEDDDVDVACERRRVLRGDADSDMLKIDNLTKVYKSRKMGRILAVDRLCLGVRPGECFGLLGVNGAGKTTTFKMLTGDESTTGGEAFIQEHSILRELLHVQQSIGYCPQFDALFDDLTAREHLELYTRLRGIPWKDEERVVQWALEKLELSKYADKPAGTYSGGNKRKLSTAIALIGYPSLIFLDEPTTGMDPKARRFLWNLILDIIKTGRSVVLTSHSMEECEALCTRLGIMVNGRFKCLGSIQHLKNRFGDGYMITVRTKTIASIKEVIRFFNRNFPEAILKERHHTKIQYQLKSENISLAQVFSKMEQVVEVLNIEDYSVSQTTLDNVFVNFAKKQSDNLEQQESSPSSAGQSPLQRLLSILRPRPTNTELSTLVSEEPEELESDDDEGLISFEEERVRLGTQAHKNYIQVDEIIQLNQLGTVCIRLITLTLITSPIGL